One window from the genome of Spiractinospora alimapuensis encodes:
- a CDS encoding helix-turn-helix domain-containing protein, translated as MSDTDDQTLDTVGPRLKHLRLHRDVTLTRLATETGISASTLSRLEAGLRRPTLEQLLPLARYYGVTIDSLVDAPRTADPRVDLRPLACADGSVIIPLTRRPGGIQAYKFVLPTGRDDTVPDPRSHEGYDWAYVLNGTLRLVLGDQDLRLRAGEAAEFDTRTPHWFGATSSGPVEYLSLVGRQGERAHIRVNTDPA; from the coding sequence ATGAGTGACACGGACGACCAGACTCTGGACACCGTCGGCCCCCGCCTGAAGCACCTGCGGCTGCACCGCGACGTCACGCTGACCCGGCTCGCCACGGAGACCGGGATCTCCGCCAGTACGCTGTCCCGGCTGGAAGCCGGACTCCGCCGGCCGACCTTGGAACAGCTCCTGCCGCTGGCTCGGTACTACGGAGTCACCATCGACTCCCTCGTCGACGCGCCCCGCACCGCCGATCCCCGCGTCGACCTGCGCCCATTGGCGTGCGCCGACGGGTCGGTGATCATTCCGCTCACCCGACGGCCGGGCGGTATCCAGGCCTACAAGTTCGTCCTACCGACCGGCCGCGACGACACCGTCCCCGACCCGCGTTCCCACGAGGGCTACGACTGGGCCTACGTCCTCAACGGGACACTGCGGCTGGTCCTCGGCGACCAGGACCTTCGCCTCCGCGCCGGCGAGGCCGCGGAGTTCGACACCCGCACGCCCCACTGGTTCGGCGCCACCAGCAGTGGCCCGGTCGAGTACCTCAGCCTCGTCGGCCGCCAGGGCGAGCGCGCCCACATCCGCGTCAATACGGATCCCGCCTAG